Within the Naumovozyma castellii chromosome 1, complete genome genome, the region TAGAGAATGCTTTTAAGAAGAAGGATTTTGAAACGGCTATAAAATTGACTGTTGAGCTAAAATACTGGTCGAATGTGGCATACGCAATTAAAGAATGGGCCCCAGGGaaggaaattcaaattaataacCATTAATGATACACACTGcattttccttaatttATCATGAAGTTTAATTTGTAAAAATACTTACGTATCTTATACATGTAAATATACAAACATCTGTATCCTAAGATACATGTTAATCGATCGATTGGTTAATCAATCAATGTTTGGGATCTCAAACTCACATTTAGCAAATTCTTCCCATTCCTCCTCATTACTTGGATATTGTCTTAACCATTTCATTCTCTGTCCGGATACGGCTCGatcattaattttgaaaccaaACACTTTTAGTTCATAACTATTCTTAGTCTTACGACCAACataatcttccaattctttgaaatgtttTAAGAAGACCCCAGGGAAACTTGTCCCCCAGAATGCACCTTCCAAACATAGGAATCTGGATGATTGTGGTAAATATAAATCTTGACAACTAGGACAATATAATCTCACAGTGTATTTGCCTATAGTATCACTTAACCCGCAAGGTAATAACTGCATTCCACCACAATGGTAACGTGGACAAGTACCAAATTCCTTATGATCGAACTTTTCTGCCATGGCCTGCAACCCAGGTTTGGTCAATATGTATCTTGCGTGAATTAGACCATACAATTGTTCTGCAGCATGTTCAATGATGCTTCTATTTACTGCCTGAGCCTTCTTCTTTACTAGTTCATCTGTCTGTCCATTATTAGCTCCTACCATAtcttcgtcttcttcttcttcctcttcactAATGGCTTCCAAATCCAATATCAAATCAAGTGCCTTTCTGTAATGTGGAACTTCTTGGGATAAAGAAGttaaattaaaatcatcttcaataaacTCTGTTGGTACCTCACAGAAGTATTCATGCCCAAATCGAGCACAGAATGAGGGAATCCATTCTTCATAATTCCCACTATCTTCGTCGGATAGTTCACCATGGCTAGGCACTTCAACGAATTGCTGGGACATTatattcttgttcttgctAGTACCCTCTCCCTGTTAAATCTAGGTCGATGATAAACGAACTGAAAACTGACTTTCTCAATGATCACGTTGATGTTGAAATTCTATCCTTCAGCGTCAACTTTCTTTCCTTGctgttttgaaaaaaatagaaaaagCCTAGGTGGGACTTGAACAAGAGGGAATAAACTGCTGGCACTTTACAGATAGAAGCAAACAAGAGCAATGTCCGCTACAAATTGGGTAATCCTAACATCGCTAACATTTATCTTTATTGGAAAGTTTCTCCAATACTCCACCTCCTACCATGAGAATTGGCTCAATAAGATTGCTCTCGTTATGTCTACTAACAATGACTCGTACAAAACTTACGAGAAAAAGCTAAAAGAACGTTTGCAACTACAAGAGGAAAACCATTCTATCTCAGCACAGGATAACTACGCTAAGTGGACCAAGAATAATCGTAgattggaaaaattgaatgaagatTTAAAATCGTTATCTGAACAATTGAAGGTACAAAGAAACCAAACCAccaaattattgaaaagtgTCAAACTTGTATCCTTGACGGTTCcattcttaatattaaagTTGTGGAAGGGTAAGTTTCCTGTTTACTATTTGCCTCATGCTGAAGTATTTCCAAAGATCATCGGCGGAGTATTGAGTCAAGGTTGGTTATACTTGGGTTTGTTACCATTGAGGATTCTAAGAGGTGGCAACAAAGTGGAGGAACTGGATATTGTGCCTAAAGTTAGCGTTTCTTTAGGAATTTGGATATGGGCATTTACTAGTGTACTTGCTACCTTAGAATTTTTGGTGAATCAGTTCGTTTTTACCAAGAAATTAAACAAGCCTATTCTCAAGACTGCTCCAACTGAGGCTGAGAAAGTGGAATTTATTACACATGATGAGGTTGAACTAGACTAGTTTATGGAGTTGAGCTAGATTAGTTGACGAACTTTCTGATAATCTCATACATATACATTTGTATCTACGATATAATAGAAaatagaattgaaagatagATTATTTGTTGTATCAATAGGTTTAACATTTATTGTTTATTATATGGAAATACACTGTATTTATTGCTTTATTTGTACAAATATTACAATAAACTTCGTTTTCAGACTactaaattatttaaacTCTCAAATCTAATTCAGGTTTGGCGATTTGTCTTCTCTTGTTATTATTGGCATGTTTCCTTTCGAAATCACCAACTTCTCTCCATGTTCTACCTTCTGGTTCATCACCCTTTACTTTATAGATTCTCACTAACCAATTCTCAGATGTGAAGGCTTCATCAAAATAGTCTAATGGGCCCACATCCTTTGATGAAATGACTTGTTGACGAACCTTATCCATAAGCTTACCGTCCCCTGATAATGCAGGAAAATCTTTATATGACATCTTGTacaataatgaattcttcattgtCTGTGTTGCACTAGAGTCGACTTTATATTCACCTTGTGGTGTAAAGAAGTCACgctctttaatttcttcaggCCAGATACCTTCACTAATCCTAATCATCCAtaagaatttatttatatcaTCACCACCAAAGCCCAATAATCCACCAAATATGACTAAGACATAATCCACGTCATGTtcctttaaaatttcatatgACTTCTCCTCAGGTGAAGCCATGGCTTTACCTACAATGGCAATGTGAGTATTATTCCAAGTGTTATTGTCAACCAAAGTAGTTCTATCGGCCATCCCACCAATTTGGTATCCATAATCCCACCAGGCTGCTACCTTTGCATCCTCATCAGTGTTCATTCGTAACCAGTAATAGGCTTCTCTAAAATCATCGATCAATGCCATTTGTCCATTAGGACCAGTTGATGGTAGGACGACAGATGGAGAAGAGTAAGCAGTTTGAGTAACCCATGTAGAATGTAAAACGAAAAGGTATAAATAGAAGATGAACGAACCGGAAACTGCGAAACGAGCAACCAAAGAAGTCCAatttctttccttcttatCAAAAGCCTTAGAGAAATCCAAATAAATATCAAAAAGCTTGGACAAAGCAACAGCTGCACTGATACAAATAACTGGAGTCAAAGTCAACATCAATCTAATCATTACACCGGCAAAGTAAGAACATAACACTGAATAGGCAATAATGAAAACGTGttcatctttcaattccaagaataataagaatacACCAGCTGGGAACAAccaaattaaaaattgaGTGTCGAAGAAAAATGCAGGCCATGCAACAGGTTGATGTTCAGACACGGATGCAATGATTGGAATGTGGATCTTAGCATAACTAGTATCCCAAAGTGAATAAAATCTGCCGGTCCATGGAGCGATCAGTCCCATATATGTTAAAAAGAAAAGCCCTGCAACACCAATGGCCAAAATGactaataatgaaacaatcATTACAATTCTAAACTTCTTTGTTGGTGTTTTACTCTTTACGTAGTCTCCCAATGCAACAATTTGCAATAGACCGAATACACCCAAAGCAGCCATATGATCATTCGATCTAATAGGTAAGAAACCGACAAATGGAATTTGCATGGAAGCCACTGTACCTATAATGAACCATGTGTTATATGCGACATATAATTTGGATGTGTATCTACCCATAAGGATCAATAGGAAGATATGGAATGGGATCAAATTGGTAATGAAAACGTAACCACCCCAGGCTGACACCATATAGAAGTAAAAGATTGCTGCAAGGGAACTATATAAGATAGAACCTGTTTTTTGCCCTTTAATCCAAAACATGAAAGTAACCATCAACAAGGTAATCGCAATAGCCTCATTATCATAGGCACCAGCCACAGATCTTGAAATATAACCAGGGACAATAGCAATGAAAGCTGCTGCCAATAAACCAGCAGAAGAATCCTTAATTTCCTTGGTTAAATAGTATGTAGCAATGGCGGTGATACCAGAAAATGCTGGTGCAAACAACACACAAACATTTCTAATATCGACTGGTAATCCTATCTTTCTCAAAGTGTGCCAGACAAGAGCAGAAGTAGTCATTAAACCTGGGTACAATGTACCACCGGTAACACGTCCCAATGGGTACCAAGTTCTATCATCAAACCAGTTAAGAAAATCATAAAAG harbors:
- the CKB1 gene encoding casein kinase 2 regulatory subunit CKB1 (ancestral locus Anc_4.102); this translates as MSQQFVEVPSHGELSDEDSGNYEEWIPSFCARFGHEYFCEVPTEFIEDDFNLTSLSQEVPHYRKALDLILDLEAISEEEEEEDEDMVGANNGQTDELVKKKAQAVNRSIIEHAAEQLYGLIHARYILTKPGLQAMAEKFDHKEFGTCPRYHCGGMQLLPCGLSDTIGKYTVRLYCPSCQDLYLPQSSRFLCLEGAFWGTSFPGVFLKHFKELEDYVGRKTKNSYELKVFGFKINDRAVSGQRMKWLRQYPSNEEEWEEFAKCEFEIPNID
- the STT3 gene encoding dolichyl-diphosphooligosaccharide--protein glycosyltransferase subunit STT3 (ancestral locus Anc_4.98), whose product is MSTTSEKKVSSKVKQDVDTPLESESATVDAAFKTTIVWVQAILKAVIFISIFGAAISARLFSIIRFESIIHEFDPWFNFRATKYLINNSFYDFLNWFDDRTWYPLGRVTGGTLYPGLMTTSALVWHTLRKIGLPVDIRNVCVLFAPAFSGITAIATYYLTKEIKDSSAGLLAAAFIAIVPGYISRSVAGAYDNEAIAITLLMVTFMFWIKGQKTGSILYSSLAAIFYFYMVSAWGGYVFITNLIPFHIFLLILMGRYTSKLYVAYNTWFIIGTVASMQIPFVGFLPIRSNDHMAALGVFGLLQIVALGDYVKSKTPTKKFRIVMIVSLLVILAIGVAGLFFLTYMGLIAPWTGRFYSLWDTSYAKIHIPIIASVSEHQPVAWPAFFFDTQFLIWLFPAGVFLLFLELKDEHVFIIAYSVLCSYFAGVMIRLMLTLTPVICISAAVALSKLFDIYLDFSKAFDKKERNWTSLVARFAVSGSFIFYLYLFVLHSTWVTQTAYSSPSVVLPSTGPNGQMALIDDFREAYYWLRMNTDEDAKVAAWWDYGYQIGGMADRTTLVDNNTWNNTHIAIVGKAMASPEEKSYEILKEHDVDYVLVIFGGLLGFGGDDINKFLWMIRISEGIWPEEIKERDFFTPQGEYKVDSSATQTMKNSLLYKMSYKDFPALSGDGKLMDKVRQQVISSKDVGPLDYFDEAFTSENWLVRIYKVKGDEPEGRTWREVGDFERKHANNNKRRQIAKPELDLRV
- the GET1 gene encoding GET complex subunit GET1 (ancestral locus Anc_4.101); the protein is MSATNWVILTSLTFIFIGKFLQYSTSYHENWLNKIALVMSTNNDSYKTYEKKLKERLQLQEENHSISAQDNYAKWTKNNRRLEKLNEDLKSLSEQLKVQRNQTTKLLKSVKLVSLTVPFLILKLWKGKFPVYYLPHAEVFPKIIGGVLSQGWLYLGLLPLRILRGGNKVEELDIVPKVSVSLGIWIWAFTSVLATLEFLVNQFVFTKKLNKPILKTAPTEAEKVEFITHDEVELD